From the Catharus ustulatus isolate bCatUst1 chromosome 31, bCatUst1.pri.v2, whole genome shotgun sequence genome, the window acagagaggggacactcggtcatggggacaccagggacaccagggatggtgacaccagggacagcaggggtggtgacaccagggacaccccagggataGTGACACCAGAGGGACCCAGGAATGGTGACACCAGCaaccccagggatggtgacaccagggacacctgggatggTGACACCGAGGGACCCTGGTcacagtgacaccagggaccccagggatggtggcagcagagggacctggggatggcgacactggggacaccccggggatggtgacactgagggacacCTGGTCACAGTGACACCAGAGAAGTCCCCAGGACGGTGACACCAGAGGGACTTGGAGATGGTGACAccagggatggtggcagcagagggacctggggatggggacaccaggaacaTCCGGTCATGATGAcaccagagacccccaggaatggtgacaccagggacacctggtcacagtgacaccagggacactccagggatggtgacaccagggacactccagggatggtgacaccagAGGGACCCGGGgatggtggcagcagggacccCAGGAATGGTGGCACCAGAAGGCCTTGGAGATGGTGACATCTGGTCACAGTGAcaccagagacccccaggatggtgacaccagggaccccagggatggtgacaccagAGGGACGTGGGGATGGTGACACCTGGTCACAGTGACACCCGGGAcaccagggatggtgacaccagagggacctggggatggtgacaccagggacaccagggatggtgacaccagagggacctggggatggtgacaccagggacatcCAGTCATGGTGGCACCAGAGACCCCAAGGATGGTGACACCAGGGGGACCTGGGGATggtgacacctgggacaccccagggatggtgacaccagggacacctggtcacagtgacaccagggacacccaggaacggtgacagcagggatggtggcagcagagggaccccagggatggtgacaccacGGAcaccagggatggtgacaccgAGGGACCTGGggatggtgacaccagggacaccccagggctggtgtcccccccaggtgtctcTGGGGACTCTGTCCCCCCCAGCTGtgtctgtcccctcccagctgtgtctgtcccccccagctgtccctgtcccctgtccctcaccgGTGACATCGTAGACGTGGCCGTCCATGCGGGCCAGGTAGGTGACCTTGAGGCCGAGCAGGCTGGACTCTGCCCACAGGTCGCCGTCCTCGGCCGCGTGCCAGGAGCCGCACTCGGAGCAGTAGCGGGCACTGCGGGGGTCCCTGTCCAGGGGGAACCGcctgggggacattggggacattggggacattggggacactgtgacacacccagggacattggggacactgtgacaccCACAGGGCACTGCGCGGGTCCCTGTCCAGGGGGAACCgcctgggggacagggggacattggggacacacccGGGGCACTGCGGGGGTCCCTGTCCAGGGGGAACCGcctgggggacattggggacaatggggacattgtgacacatccagggacactggggacactgacattggggacactgtgacacaCCCAAGGCACTGCGGGGGTCCCTGTCCAGGGGGAACCGcctggggggacattggggacattggggacactgtgacacacccagggacattggggacatggggacatggggacattggggacacttccagggacatggggacattgggacatggggacactgtgacacccccagggacattggggacactgggacactgtgacacccccagggacattggggacatggggacacctccagggacacggggacactgtgacaccctcagggacattggggacactggggacagggggacattggggacactgtgacacacacagggacattggggacatgggggacatggggacattggggacactgtgacacacccagggacattgggacattagggacatggggacattggggacacctccagggacattggggacactgtgacattgtgacacccccagggacattggggacacctccagggacatggggacattgaggacattgggacactgtgacacccccagggacattgaggacatggggacactgtgacacccccagggacactggggatattggggacattggggacatggggacactgcgCGACACTGTGACATGTCcagggacattgaggacactggggacatggggacattggggacacttccagggacatggggacattgggacatggggacactgtgacacccccagggacattggggacacctccagggttacggggacactgtgacacacccagggacattggggacattggggacagggggacattggggacactgtgacacacacagggacattagggacatgggggacatggggacattggggacactgtgacacacccagggacatgggggacatggggacactgacattggggacactgtgacacaCCCAGGGACATTAGGACAttagggacatggggacattagggacacccccagggacattggggacactgtgacattgtgacacccccagggacattggggacacctccagggacatggggacattgaggacattgggacactgtgacactcCTAGGGACATTGGGGCcagggggacattggggacactgtgacacccccagggataTTGGGGCACTGTGACACATCCAcggacattggggacatgggggacactggggacattgggacactatgacacccccagggacattgaggacatggggacacctccagggacactgGGCACATTGGGACACCTGTCCCCCCGTGTGCCCCCTGTCCCgaatgtccctgctgtccccctgtcccctgtccccacctgtggcatcccccctgtcccctgtccccgtgtcccccgtgtcccccctgtcccctgtccctgtccctgtccctgtcccctgtccctgtccctgtccctgtccctgtccctgtccccacctgtgccTCCCCCCGCAGCGCGAGCAGCCCATGGCATCCATGGCgtccctgagctcctcctgcagccgGCCCAGGAACGCGCCCAGCGCCCGcgccagctccccctgcgccaGCTGCTTCCTGGAATAAACAAAATGTGGGATTTATACCCCAAAATATGGGATTGGCACCTCAAAATATGGgattgggaccccaaaaaatgggaattatagCCTCAAAAATGAGAATTACAGCCCCAAAACCGCGCCCAGCGCCCGcgccagctccccctgcgccaGCTGCTTcctgaaaataacaaaatatggGAATTATACCtcaaaatatgggaattagaacccaaaaaatgggattgagaccccaaaaattgggaattagaacccaaaaaatgggattggcACCCCGAAAAATGGGgttgggaccccaaaaaatgggatttatatcgataaaaatgagaattacaGCCCCAAAACCGCGCCCAGCGCCCGcgccagctccccctgcgccaGCTGCTTcctggaaataaacaaaatgtgGGAATTATACCccaaaatatgggaattagaacccaaaaaatgggattgggaccccaaaaaatgggaattagaaccccaaaaaatgggattggcACCCcgaaaaatgggaattacagccCCAAAACCGCGCCCAGCGCCCGcaccagctccccctgcgccaGCTGCTTcctggaaataaacaaaatatggGCTTTAcaacccaaaaaatgggatttatacccaaaaaaatgggaattagaacccaaaaaatgagattaaaacccctaaaaatgggatttatatcgacaaaaatgggaattacagccCCAAAACCGCGCCCAGCGCCCgtgccagctccccctgcgccaGCtgcttcctggaaaaaaataaaatatgggaattacaacccaaaaaatgggatttatacccaaaaaaatgggaattagaacccaaaaaatgagattaaaacccctaaaaatgggatttatatcgacaaaaatgggaattacagccCCAAAACCGCGCCCAGCGCCCGcgccagctccccctgcgccaGCTGCTTcctggaaataaacaaaatatggGATTGGGACCCcgaaaaatgggattgggaccccgaaaaatgggaattatagacctaaaaatgggaattatagacccaaaaatgggaattacagccccaaaaatgggaattatagCCCCAAAAAATGGCCTGTggcagctccccctgcaccaGCTGCTTCCTGGGACCCAAAACCCGGGAttcccacccccaaatcccgaatttttccccccaaactcacGCCTGGAACTCGTGGTGCCTCTCGGGGCTGCTCACCCGCTCCCATCCCGCCCCAAAACCGCAatccacaccccaaaatctgggatccacaccccaaaaatggaaattctcaCCCTAAAACTCAGTAttcacaccccaaaatcaggattcccaccccaaaaaacggGATTCACATCCTAAAATATGGGATTTACCCTCCAAAACCGGGAttctcaccccaaaaaacaggaTTCAATCGCCAAAATTGGGATCCACACCCCAAAAAACGTGattctcaccccaaaaatggagatTTCTGCCCCAAAAAACTGGGATCCACACTCCAAATCCGGATTTTTCCACCCTCAAATCccgattttttccccccagactCACGCCTGGAACTCGCAGCGCCTCTCGGGGCTGCTCACCCACCCCAAAATCgggatccaaaccccaaaaaccgcaatccacaccccaaaaatggagatTCCCAACCCAAAAACCCggattcccaccccaaaaaatggagattctcaccccaaaactgggatccaaacccccaaaaaccacaatccacaccccaaaatggagattctcaccccaaaacccgggatccacaccccaaaaattgggatccaaaccccaaaactggaGATTCTCAACCCCAAAACCGCAATGCACACCCCAAAATCCGGATTTTTCCACCctcaaatttgaattttttggccCCAAACTCACGCCTGGAACTCGCGGCGCCTCTCGGGGCTGCTCACCCTCTCCCACCCCGCCCCAAAAACCGCAATCCACACCCCAAAAACCgggatccaaaccccaaaaatggagattcccaccccaaaaaccgggatccaaaccccaaaaccaggatccaaaccccaaaaatggagattcccaccccaaaattcagcatTCACACCCCAAACCCGGGATCCACACCCCAAAAATCGGGATCCACACCCCAAAATGGAGATTCTCACCCCAAAACCCGGGacccacaccccaaaaatcgggatccaaaccccaaaaatggagatTCTCAACCCCAAAACCGCAatccacaccccaaaatccggATTTTTCCACCCtcaaattgggattttttggccCCAAACTCACACCTGGTACTCGGGGCGCCTCTCGGGGCTGCTCACCCGCCCCAAAATCgggatccaaaccccaaaaaccgggatctaaaccccaaaaaactgggATCCACTCCCCAAATCCGGATTTTTTCGCCCCAAATCCAGATTTTTCCACCCCCAAAACcgggattttttccccccaaactcacGCCTGGTACTCGCGGCGCCTCTCGGGGCTGCTCACCCGCTCCCAGCCCACCCCAAAACCGGGatccacaccccaaaatctgggatccacaccccaaaaatggaaattctcaCCCTAAAACCGggattcccaccccaaaaatggagattctaaccccaaaatccagcattCACACCCCAAAACCCGGGATCCACACCCCAAAAGAACGGGATTCATTTGCCAAAATTGGGATCCATACCCCAAAAATGGagattcccaccccaaaaaccgggatccaaaccccaaaaaacggGATCCACTCCCCAAATCCGGATTTTTCCACCcccaaatttgaattttttggccCCAAACTCACGCCTGGAACTCGCGGCGCCTCTCGGGGCTGCTCACCCGCTCCCACCCCGCCCCAAAACCgggatccaaaccccaaaaatggagattcccaccccaaatcccgattttttcaccccaaatcccgaTTTTCCCCCCCAAACTCACGCCTGGAACTCGCGGTGCCTCTCAGGGCTGCTCACCCACTCCCACCCCGCCCCAAAACCGGGatccaaacccccaaatcttgatttttccaccccaaaatcccgatttttccacccccaaatcccgatttttcccccccaaactcACGCCTGGTACTCGCGGCGCCTCTCGGGGCTGCTCAccctctcccaccccaccccaaaaccgcaatccacaccccaaaatcccgatttttccccccaaactcacGCCTGGAACTCGCGGCGCCTCTCGGGGCTGCTCACCCTCTCCCACCCCGCCCGCAGCACCTTGAACGCCGCCTCCGCCCGGGGGTCTCGGCTCTTATCGGGGTGCACCTGCCAAACAACACACGACCCTCAAACCTCCCAAAAACGTCCCCAAACGTCCCCAAACCCCCGTGTGACCGCGTCCCCAACACCCACCAGCACCGCCAGCCTCCTGTACGCCCTCCGCAGCTCCGCATCGCTCGCTGTCGCTTCCACCCCGAGCACCCTGAACGGGTCCAGCTCCTCCTCGGCCACCTCAGCCATGGCCACCAACCGTGTCACCTCCTGCTCGCCACCACCTCCGGCGGCGACACCAGCAGCGGGACAGCTCGCCCGTGAGCGGATCCACTCGGCCAGGAGCTGCCGGGAGCGGCGGAGCCCCGCGGAGCCCCCGCGGAGGAAGGAGCGGAGCCCCccgaggatgaggaggaggaagaggagaagcagcGCCACGAGAGCCCCGAGAAAGCGAAGGGACAGCGCGACCCCCGCCCGGGCCACCCGTAGGGCCACCCGTTGTCCCCTCTCGGTGTCGCCTCGTGGATTGTCTCGGTCCTCGTGGCGTTGTCGCGGTCGCCGCCGCGTCGTGCGGGTGTCGCCGGTGTCGTGCGGGGggtggcggtggcggcagccgaGGCCGCACGGGGTGGGGCGGGTGGGGCtcgggggagcggcggggggaCCCCGGCAGCGACAGCGACCCCCGGGCGTGGGGACATTGtcagggttggggacactcccGGAACCGGGAATGCCgcagggattggggacaccctcggggttggggacactcccGGAACCGGGAGCGTCacaggggttggggacatccctggggctggggacacttcGGGAGTTGGGGACACTCCTGGTACCGGGAACGCCGCAGGagttggggacatccctggggttggggacatccctggggctggggacacttcgggggttggggacacccccagggttggggacattgtcgggattggggacattgtcagggatggggacactccCGGAACTGGGAACGCCacaggggttggggacatccctggggctggggacactcccGAAATCGGGAACGCCacaggggttggggacattgtcggggttggggacatccctggggctggggacaccactGGGGTTAGGGACACTCCCGGAACCGGGAATGCCACAGGAGTTGGGGACATCcttggggttggggacactcccggggctggggacattgtgagggttggggacactcccCGAATCGGGAACGCCACAGGGGtcggggacatccctggggttggggacattgtcaGGGACGGGGACACTCCCGAGACCGGGAACGCCACATgggttggggacatccctggggttggggacattgtcggggctggggacactcccGAGACCGGGAACGTCACAGGAGTTGGGGACACcggagctggggacacccccggggatggggacacgaGGGTCGCGCTCGCCGCTTTCGTCGTCGTCGTCGCCCGTCGTGCCGGGGGTGGTGGCGCTGGTGGCGCCGGTGGCACCGCGGGGGTGGCCGCAGGTCCCGTTCCAGGCACCGCTGGAGCCGCTCCCCGCTGGGGGCGCGTCCCGGTACCGGGGCTGCTCCATCGCACCGGGGTCAGGTCACGGCCATcgctgggacagaggggacagcggggtcagcACCGGAACGGGCACGGGACACCCCCGGAACGGGAACGGGACATcccgggaacgggaacgggacATCCCGGGAACGGGCCCTGAATGGACCCGGGACCCTCCAAATGAGCCCGGGACCCCCTGACCGGACCCGGGACCCCCTAAACCGGACCCGGGACCCCCTGACCGGACCCGGGACCCCGCAGACTCTCGGACCGGCTCTCGGAGCCCCGGTACCGGGGGAGTGTCCGGGATTCACCGTGCCGGTACCGAGGGATGCTCGGGACTCACCACGCCGGTACCGCGGGGATGCTCGGGACTCACCGCGCCGGTACCGGGGGATGCTCGGGACTCACCACGCCGGTACCGGGGGATGTTCGAGACTCACCGCGCCGGTACCGGGGGGATGTTCGGGACTCACCGCGCCGGTACCGGGGGGACGCTCGGGACTCACCGCGCCGGTACCGTGGGGATGTTCGGGACTCACCGCGCCGGTACCGGGGGGTGTTCGGGACTCACCACGCCGGTACCGGGGGGATGTTCGGGACTCACCACGCCGGTACCGGGGGGATGTTCGGGACTCACCACGCCGGTAccggtgggggggggggggtcacGCCGCCGCCCCCCCCCGGGTCCCCTCACGGCCGCACTTCCGCTTTCCGCCCGCCGCCGCGCTGGCCACGCCCACTTCCGGGGCGGGAGACCGCGCGGGCGTATCACGTGATACTGTCCATAAATGGTAAAGATCACGCCTCTTTCCGGCATGAGCCGGTCCCTAAATGGTCACGGCCACGCCCTTAAGGAATGAAATTAACATTAAATTTGCGTGATCACGCCCATTTCTATAGGGACACGCCCCTTAAAGGGGGCGACGCTTCTTAAAGGGGCAACGCTTCTTAAAGGGGCAACGCCGCCGTGCCGTCATTTTGGTGGGTTCcgccccagtgctcccagtgccaccccccagtgctcccagttcagcgtgtgtcccctcccagtttcacttcccagtgctcccagtgccccccccagttctcccagtgctcccagtttggtgtctccaaatttcccctcctgtcctgggctctcctaaaaccccaaaatccccaaattccccccaaaattccctcaaaatccccccaaaatcccaaaattccccccaaaattccccccaaattcccccaaaattccccctcaaaatcccccaaatccacccaaaatccccccaaaatcaaaattccccccaaaccccccctaaaatcaaaattctccccaaattcccccaatattccccaaaatccccaaaatttccccaaattcttccacaattccccctaaaattcccccaaaatttcttccaaattctccaaattcccccaaattctcccaaaaccccccaattttccccaaaatcccccaaaatccccccaaaatcctcaaatttccccccgaaattctcccaaaatccccaaaatttccccaaattcttccaaaatccccccaaaattcaaaaaaatcccccacaaaatcccccaaattcttccaaaatcttcccaaaatccccaaaattcaaaaaaatccccccaaaaattctcccaaaaatcacccaaaatcaaaattctccccaaaattccccacaatcccctaaaaaatcccccaaatcgccccaaaattccccccaaaatccccaaaatccaaaaaaatcccccaaatttccccacaaaatccccaaaattccccaaattttggctctcccaacaatcccagccccaCTTTGGGTcactggttttttgttttttttttttttattcttccaccgttttttaaaaataaaatgggaaaaaaaaaaaaaagacaaaaaagagaaaatttggggtcacagagaggggaggggtggggggcacggcccctttttttgggtttttttttttgttttttttttttaattttgccctttttttaaatcccattaaaaatcgGGAACGACCTCGGGATGAAGGAACcgaacccaaaaaaaaaaatttaaaaaaaatcgtggagaaaagggaaaataaaatgaaagaaaatggggggaaaaaatggaaaaaaataggaaataaaaagaaaacaaataaaaaaaaaaaagaggaagaaaagaggaaaaaaaaaatactaaaaaaattaaagaaaaagaggagaaaaaagagaaaaatgagaaaaaaatgggaaaaaaagaaaaaaatgaaaaaattggaataaatgaaaaaaaggaaaaaaaagaaagaaaaggaaaagaaattggaaaaatgggaaaaaaggaggaagaaaagaggaagaaattggaaaaaaaattgaaaaaatggaaaaaatgggaaaaaaaggagaaaaaaggagagaagaaggagagaaaaagaggaaaaaaacgaagggaaaaagaggaaaaaaagagaaaaaataggaaaaaaatcagaaaaaatcagaaaaaaagagggaaaaaggagaaaaaagagggaaaaaagagaagaaaatagaaaaaagaggaaaaaaggagaaaaaaataggaaaaaatcagaaaaaatcagaaaaaaatcgaaagaaaataagaaaaaatcagaaaaaaaagaaaaaaacaggaaaaataggaaaaaatcaggaaaaaaacaggaaaaaaaggaaaaaaatcagaaaaacagagggaaaaacagagagaaaaatcagaaaaaaactagaaaaaaaatcagaaaaagaagagggggaaaaaagagaaaaaagaggaaaaaaagaggaaaaaaatatgaaaaaatcagaaaaaaaaagagaaaaaaatcagaaaaaaatcagaaaaaaatcagaaaaaatcagaaaaaagagagggaaaaaaagagaaaaaagagagaaaaaaaaagagaaaaaatcacaaaaaaggaaaaaaatcgggaaaaaatagaggggaggaaaaagagagaaaaaacgAGAAAAAAGATAGGAAAACAaaacggaaaaaaaaatcagaaaaataaaaagaaaaaaacaaaaaaaatcagaaaaaaatcagaaaaaaatcagaaaaaaatcagaaaaaaagagaaaaaaagagaaaaaaatcagaaaaaaaaggaaaaaatcaggaaaaaaaagagggagaaaaagaggaaaaagagagaaaaaacgagaaaaaaaataggaaaaaaaatcagaaaaaaaaatcagaaaaaaaaccaaaaaaatcagaaaaaaatcagaaaaaaatcagaaaaaaatcagaaaaaaatcagaaaaaaatcagaaaaaagagaaaaaaatcagaaaaaagagggggaaaaagagaaaaaaaatcagaaaaaaaggaaaaaaatcagaaaaaaagccagaaaaaaaatcagaaaaatcgaaaaaaaatcagaaaaaaaccccaaaaaaataggaaaaaaatactaaaacccccccaaaaaaaaccagacaacccccccaaacccccctgaatccccctccccaaattaagaGTCCATCTCCAACCCCCTGAGTTCCTCCTCCAGCGctttcctcctgcccagcttctccagctgctccttggtgGGCTGGGGGATCGCGCCCTGCTCCAGgcgctgctgcagctcctgcacctgcCGCAGCTTCTTCCTCAGGCTCttcatcctcctgctcctctcgCTGCTCAAATCCgaattttccacctttttttcttccttttttcctcctcctcctccccctaAATCGATTTTTTCCAGCGTTGAGCTCAGTCCGTCCTCGCCCtcctcattttttaatttttctggttGTTCACCCTCCTcgttttttaatttttgttgtttttcgCCCtcctcattttttaatttttgttgttttttaccctcctcattttttaatttttgttgtttttcgCCCtcctcattttttaatttttgttgtttttcacccccttgattttttaatttttcttgctgttcaccctccttattttttaattttttttgttcaccctcctcattttttaatttttgttgtttttcaccctcttgattttttaatttttgttgttgttcaccctccttatttttcaatttttgttgttgttcaccctccttatttttcaatttttgttgtTCACCctccttattttttaatttttgctgtttttcatcctcttgatttttgaatttttgctgtttttcatcCTCTTGATTTTTCAATTCTTGCCGTTTTTCTCCTcgatttttcaatttttctccttgttcACCCTCctgatttttgaatttttcttcttcttcacccTCCTGATTTTTTTGCCGTTGTTCACCCTcttgattttttaattcc encodes:
- the DNAJC14 gene encoding dnaJ homolog subfamily C member 14 → MEQPRYRDAPPAGSGSSGAWNGTCGHPRGATGATSATTPGTTGDDDDESGERDPRVPIPGGVPSSGVPNSCDVPGLGSVPSPDNVPNPRDVPNPCGVPGLGSVPVPDNVPNPRDVPDPCGVPDSGSVPNPHNVPSPGSVPNPKDVPNSCGIPGSGSVPNPSGVPSPRDVPNPDNVPNPCGVPDFGSVPSPRDVPNPCGVPSSGSVPIPDNVPNPDNVPNPGGVPNPRSVPSPRDVPNPRDVPNSCGVPGTRSVPNSRSVPSPRDVPNPCDAPGSGSVPNPEGVPNPCGIPGSGSVPNPDNVPTPGGRCRCRGPPAAPPSPTRPTPCGLGCRHRHPPHDTGDTRTTRRRPRQRHEDRDNPRGDTERGQRVALRVARAGVALSLRFLGALVALLLLFLLLILGGLRSFLRGGSAGLRRSRQLLAEWIRSRASCPAAGVAAGGGGEQEVTRLVAMAEVAEEELDPFRVLGVEATASDAELRRAYRRLAVLVHPDKSRDPRAEAAFKVLRAGWERVSSPERRREFQAKQLAQGELARALGAFLGRLQEELRDAMDAMGCSRCGGRHRRFPLDRDPRSARYCSECGSWHAAEDGDLWAESSLLGLKVTYLARMDGHVYDVTEWAGCQRVAISPDSHRVPYHLSFGARTATAAGHQRAPPKGSPPSPTEIQDFLARVFQGTPGSAGEAGGVFPTPPGAAGPPQGPPQAQGGPPRGDTKHKRRKKGRRPLPR